The Cannabis sativa cultivar Pink pepper isolate KNU-18-1 unplaced genomic scaffold, ASM2916894v1 Contig3, whole genome shotgun sequence genome window below encodes:
- the LOC133033286 gene encoding uncharacterized protein LOC133033286 codes for MPPRRSVRVGRGRGRGRGQGQGRDDGGINEPPQAPQGWEERIAALEGIIHRQDEELRQLRRQPEPPVQIRQDAENRDPPAAVVYPATEARHELLAERFRKQHPPEFEGGIDPVVAEEWISRIESILQMLRVDGNDRVKCASYMLRKDARIWWEVVEQTKDVDTMNWDDFKRVFNEKYYNSAVLAAKVDEFTGLVQGSLTVTEYAQKFDRLAKFAPDLVPTDRVRAHRFVEGLKPMVARDVEIVSRGQFSYAQVVEMALTAERSENKIWKENAARRESKKGGANSNDHKKRGQDQSGQPSQDKRYKSDNDQRFNGSSGRNIPECPKCTKRHLGECRAKACYKCGKEGHIKRNCPLWGQTGNRAEPKKDDKYVPARVFAITQAEAEASPSVVSGQIPMANTTCKVLFDSGATHSFIASTIVNHINAPSELFTVGFGTMLPSGEVVISRSWLRGIPVRIDGRELFVNLIVLDLFDFDVILGMDFLTKYGASIDCKQKKVVFTPEDGETFEFRGVGKKPRTPIISAMKAGQLLQRGCLGYLVNVVDDTKKIKRKPEETRVVAEFLDVFPEELPGLPPHREIEFVIELVPGTAPVSRAPYRMAPSELKELKIQLEELLKLGFIRPSYSPWGAPVLFVKKKDGTMRMCIDYRELNKVTIKNRYPLPRIDDLFDQLQGKKVFSKIDLRSGYHQLRIKNEDIPTTAFRTRYGHYEFMVMSFGLTNAPAAFMDLMNRVFKEYLDQFVIVFIDDILIYSKTEEEHEEHLRLTLQRLREHQLYAKYKKM; via the coding sequence atgcctcctagaaggtcagttagagtgggtcgaggtcgaggtcgaggtcgaggccaaggccaaggccgAGATGATGGAGGGATCAATGAACCACCTCAAGCACCACAGGGATGGGAAGAGCGCATTGCCGCACTGGAAGGAATCATTCATAGGCAGGATGAAGAACTTCGTCAGCTGAGACGTCAACCGGAGCCGCCAGTCCAAATAAGGCAAGATGCAGAAAATAGAGACCCACCAGCTGCAGTGGTATATCCTGCTACAGAGGCTAGACATGAGTTGTTAGCagagagatttcgaaaacaacacccacctgagtttgagggaggcatagacccggtagtggctgaggagtggataagtcgcatagaaagcattttgcagatgctaagggtggatgggaatgaccgagtgaagtgtgcatcttacatgctgaggaaagatgctcgtatctggtgggaggtggtggaacaaacaaaggatgtagataccatgaactgggacgatttcaaaagggtctttaatgagaagtattataactcAGCAGTTCTAGCAGCAAAGGTCGATGAATTTACTGGGTTAGTCCAAGGGAGTCTTACTGTGactgagtatgcacaaaaatttgaTAGATTGGCGAAATTTGCTCCAGATCTGGTACCTACTGATAGAGTGCGAGCACATCGATTTGTGGAAGGCCTGAAACCAATGGTTGCTCGAGATGTGGAAATTGTGTCAAGGGGTCAATTCAGCTATGCTCAAGTTGTCGAAATGGCTCTTACGGCTGAGCGGAGtgaaaacaaaatttggaaggaaaatgctgCCAGGAGAGAATCTAAGAAAGGTGGAGCCAATTCTAATGACCACAAGAAACGGGGACAGGACCAGTCCGGGCAGCCAAGTCAAGACAAGAGGTACAAAAGTGATAACGACCAACGATTTAATGGCAGCAGTGGGCGAAACATTCCAGAATGCCCTAAATGTACCAAACGTCATCTCGGTGAGTGTCGCGCAAAAGCATGCTACAAATGTGGAAAAGAAGGACACATCAAACGCAATTGCCCACTGTGGGGACAGACTGGGAATAGAGCAGAACCCAAGAAAGATGACAAGTATGTTCCAGCCAGAGTTTTTGCCATCACTCAAGCAGAAGCTGAGGCCAGTCCTTCGGTTGTATCAGGTCAGATTCCTATGGCCAACACCACTTGTAaagttttgtttgattctggtgcaactcattcctttattgctagcacaattgtaaatcatataaatgcaccgagtgaattatttactgtggggtttgggaccatgttaccatctggggaggttgtaatctctagaagttggcttaggggtatacctgtcaggatagatggtagagaattatttgtaaacctgattgtattagatttatttgattttgatgtaaTCTTGGGCATGGATTTTCTTACCAAATATGGAGCATCAATTGACTGCAAGCAAAAGAAAGTTGTTTTCACACCAGAAGATGGAGAGACTTTCGAGTTCAGGGGGGTAGGAAAGAAACCCCGCACTCCTATTATTTCGGCAATGAAGGCTGGGCAACTATTGCagcgtgggtgcttagggtatctagttaatgtggttgatgacaccaagaaaattaaaagaaagcCGGAGGAAACACGGGTAGTTGCTGAGTTTCTTGATGTATTTCCAGAGGAGTTACCCGGGTTACCACCACACAGAGAAATCGAATTTGTGATAGAATTAGTGCCCGGAACAGCACCAGTTTCCCGCGCACCATATAGGATGGCACCATCGGAATTGAAAGAACTCAAAATACAGTTGGAAGAATTGCTTAAGTTAGGGTTTATCAGACCTAGTTACTCTCCGTGGGGCGCACCAGTTctatttgttaaaaagaaagacggtactatgagaatgtgcatagatTACCGAGAACTGAACAAGGTGACTATAAAGAATCGGTACCCATTACCGAGGATTGACGACTTGTTTGACCAGCTTCAAGGGAAAAAGgtattttctaagattgatcttcgttcaGGATACCATCAGCTAAGAATCAAAAATGAAGACATACCGACGACAGCCTTCAGAACGAGATACGGGCATTATGAGTTCATggtgatgtcatttggacttACAAATGCCCCAGCAGCTTTTATGGACCTCATGAACCGAGTCTTCAAGGAATATCTGGATCAGTTTGTCATTGTATTCATAGATGATATATTGATTTATTCTAAGACAGAGGAGGAACATGAGGAGCACTTACGCTTGACCTTGCAGCGACTGAGAGAACATCAATTGTATGCCAAGTACaaaaaaatgtga
- the LOC115702709 gene encoding flavanone 3-dioxygenase codes for MAPPTATAAPAQTLTALAEEKTLQAKFVRDEDERPKVAYNQFSNEIPVISLAGIDDNEGNRRSEIRKKIVEACEDWGLFQVVDHGVDATLISQMTRLATEFFALPAQEKLRFDMSGGKKGGFIVSSHLQGEAVQDWREIVTYFSQPKRLRDYTRWPDKPEGWIAVTEKYSDSLMELACKLLEVLSEAMGLEKEALTKACVEMDQKVVVNYYPKCPQPDLTLGLKRHTDPGTITLLLQDQVGGLQATRDGGNTWITVEPVEGAFVVNLGDHGHYLSNGRFKNADHQAVVNSNTSRLSIATFQNPAPEAVVYPLKIREGEKAVMEEPITFMEMYKRKMSKDIELAKLKKLAKEADDDEKKKKMKQSLFDNNIKESFESKPIDKLFA; via the exons atggctcCCCCAACAGCTACGGCGGCCCCGGCTCAAACCCTGACGGCACTAGCAGAAGAGAAAACACTCCAAGCGAAGTTCGTCCGGGACGAAGACGAACGTCCGAAGGTGGCGTACAACCAATTCAGCAATGAGATTCCGGTAATTTCCCTGGCTGGAATCGATGATAACGAAGGCAATAGAAGAAGCGAGATTCGGAAGAAAATCGTGGAGGCGTGCGAAGATTGGGGACTGTTTCAGGTGGTCGATCACGGCGTCGACGCTACACTCATCTCCCAGATGACTCGCCTCGCCACCGAATTTTTCGCTCTGCCTGCTCAGGAAAAACTCCGTTTCGATATGTCCGGCGGCAAAAAAGGCGGTTTCATCGTCTCTAGCCATTTACAA GGAGAGGCAGTGCAAGACTGGCGTGAGATTGTGACCTATTTTTCTCAGCCAAAACGGCTGAGGGACTACACACGGTGGCCGGACAAGCCAGAGGGTTGGATTGCTGTAACAGAGAAATACAGTGACTCATTGATGGAACTGGCTTGCAAGTTGTTGGAGGTGTTGTCGGAAGCCATGGGGTTAGAGAAGGAAGCTTTGACCAAAGCTTGTGTGGAGATGGACCAGAAAGTGGTGGTCAATTACTACCCCAAATGTCCTCAGCCGGACCTCACCCTCGGCCTTAAGCGCCACACAGACCCTGGCACCATCACCCTTCTTCTCCAGGACCAGGTTGGTGGCCTACAGGCCACCCGCGACGGCGGCAACACCTGGATCACCGTTGAACCTGTTGAAGGAGCTTTCGTTGTCAACCTTGGTGATCACGGTCAT TATTTGAGCAATGGAAGGTTCAAGAATGCGGATCACCAGGCGGTGGTGAACTCAAACACGAGTAGATTATCGATAGCAACATTCCAAAATCCAGCACCAGAGGCGGTGGTGTATCCATTAAAGATCAGAGAAGGAGAGAAGGCTGTGATGGAAGAGCCCATCACCTTCATGGAGATGTACAAGAGAAAGATGAGCAAGGACATTGAGCTTGCTAAACTCAAAAAGTTGGCTAAGGAAGCAGACGATgacgagaagaagaagaagatgaaacaATCCTTGTTCGACAATAATATTAAGGAATCCTTTGAATCCAAGCCCATCGACAAACTTTTTGCTTag